The proteins below are encoded in one region of Segatella copri:
- a CDS encoding LuxR C-terminal-related transcriptional regulator, giving the protein MKNQKMYEADDKMISIIRDNYNILQSLGSFGINLGFGDKTVREVCDEQKVDTYTFLSVVNLTINGYKEYDNTDRLSLPTLLHYLKASHAYYIDFQLPFIRKELVEALDEKDNLARLILKLYDDYAHSITNHMKYEEKMVFPYVQALIDGNANANFDIETFSKHHAQVDMKLKELKSIIIKYLPSDGLHNNQLSATLYDIYNNEEWLKHHSEVEEEIFIPAVRNAERKLKQNDVSAKISSMINQTPMSDEQLSDREKDVIVALVQGMTNKEIADHLFISINTVITHRRNIARKLQIHSPAGLTIYAIVNNLVDISTVKL; this is encoded by the coding sequence ATGAAAAATCAGAAGATGTATGAAGCTGATGACAAGATGATCAGCATCATTAGAGACAATTATAACATTTTACAGAGCCTCGGCAGCTTCGGCATCAACCTGGGCTTTGGCGACAAGACTGTGCGTGAGGTTTGCGACGAGCAGAAGGTGGATACCTATACCTTCCTGTCCGTGGTAAACTTGACAATTAATGGTTACAAGGAGTATGACAATACCGACCGTTTGTCGTTGCCGACCCTATTGCATTATCTCAAGGCATCGCATGCCTATTACATAGATTTCCAGTTGCCGTTTATCCGTAAGGAACTGGTTGAAGCGCTGGACGAAAAGGATAATCTGGCACGCCTTATCCTCAAGCTTTATGATGACTATGCCCATAGCATTACCAATCACATGAAGTATGAGGAAAAGATGGTATTCCCTTATGTTCAGGCACTTATAGATGGTAATGCCAATGCAAACTTCGATATAGAGACCTTCTCGAAACACCATGCTCAGGTAGATATGAAGTTAAAGGAACTCAAGAGTATCATTATCAAGTATTTGCCTTCTGATGGCTTGCATAATAATCAGCTCAGCGCCACTCTTTATGATATATATAATAATGAGGAATGGCTGAAACATCATTCTGAGGTTGAGGAAGAAATCTTTATTCCTGCTGTAAGAAATGCAGAGCGTAAACTTAAGCAGAACGATGTGAGTGCCAAGATTTCGAGCATGATTAATCAGACTCCGATGAGTGACGAACAGTTGAGCGACCGTGAGAAAGATGTGATTGTTGCTTTGGTTCAGGGAATGACCAACAAGGAGATTGCTGACCACCTGTTTATCTCTATCAATACGGTCATTACGCATCGCAGAAACATCGCCCGAAAGCTTCAGATTCACTCTCCTGCAGGTCTTACAATTTATGCCATCGTGAACAATCTGGTTGATATTTCTACTGTAAAGCTGTAG
- a CDS encoding response regulator transcription factor — protein sequence MNEEMMKAMAGKQMLEMAIVESNTLAAMGLRQLLESVMPMMKISTFGSFRQYEANNPDHFVHSFVSMHIVLEHRYFFTQGNRNRHVIVLTPSNDPNSQLAEFHCLCVNVPEGYLIKELLNLQHSGHPHGEHIPAMPPVTQEKVLSDREIEVLSLVAQGKINKEIADQLCIGLTTVITHRKKIQEKLGLKSVSSLTIYAVMHGFVDINMI from the coding sequence ATGAATGAAGAAATGATGAAAGCCATGGCTGGCAAACAGATGCTGGAAATGGCAATAGTAGAGAGCAATACACTCGCCGCAATGGGACTCAGACAACTGCTTGAGTCGGTGATGCCCATGATGAAAATCTCGACCTTCGGTTCGTTCCGTCAGTACGAGGCAAACAATCCAGACCACTTTGTTCATAGCTTTGTATCTATGCACATTGTACTGGAACACCGTTACTTCTTCACACAGGGCAACAGGAACCGCCACGTGATTGTTCTAACACCCAGCAACGATCCCAATTCGCAACTTGCAGAATTTCATTGTCTCTGCGTCAATGTACCAGAAGGATACCTGATAAAAGAGCTTCTCAACCTGCAGCATTCCGGGCATCCTCATGGCGAACATATCCCTGCCATGCCCCCTGTCACTCAGGAAAAAGTTCTGTCGGATAGAGAAATAGAGGTATTATCTCTGGTAGCACAAGGGAAAATCAACAAAGAGATAGCCGACCAACTCTGTATCGGACTGACTACAGTGATTACCCATCGCAAGAAAATACAGGAAAAACTGGGATTAAAAAGTGTGTCTTCACTCACCATTTATGCTGTGATGCATGGTTTTGTTGACATCAATATGATCTAG
- the cls gene encoding cardiolipin synthase, whose amino-acid sequence MRYFLLIATLWLSCSLCSAQTSDSLIVNQLRGKGVSFSHDNSVTLLMNGQEKFDDMFQAIRQAKHSVHLEYFNFRNDSIASLLFDLLAQKVKEGVKVRALYDGFGNSSNNKPLRKRHLKKIRANGIEIYEYKPLKFPWVHAIFNRDHRKIVIIDGQIAYTGGMNVADYYIKGTKVVGEWHDMHCRIDGSEVNTLQKIFLKMWNKVSGQNVHSTEFWRYKKKDYLVENLKPDTTATAYRKMVGIINREPHITKDIIRYFYVNAINDAQDSIKIISPYFTLSHKLKKALKNAVKRGVKVEIMLSTKSDIPLTPDCGFYNAHKLMKAGCNVWMYTRGFHHTKIIMVDGKFCTVGSANLNARSLRWDYEENAVIVDSCTTQQLVQLFDGEKKDSFLLNEKNWKEWRTGWQRFKGWFAAKVLTPFL is encoded by the coding sequence ATGAGATATTTTTTATTAATAGCAACATTATGGCTGTCTTGTTCGCTGTGCAGCGCACAGACTAGCGATTCACTGATCGTAAATCAGCTTCGTGGGAAAGGTGTGAGTTTTTCTCACGATAACTCAGTAACCCTACTGATGAACGGTCAGGAAAAGTTTGATGATATGTTCCAGGCAATCCGACAGGCTAAACATAGTGTACACCTGGAATACTTCAACTTTCGCAACGACAGCATCGCCTCCCTCCTCTTCGACCTGCTAGCTCAGAAAGTCAAGGAGGGTGTAAAGGTGAGAGCCTTATATGATGGTTTCGGAAACTCTTCCAACAATAAGCCTCTGCGAAAGAGACATCTCAAGAAAATCCGTGCCAACGGTATAGAGATTTATGAATACAAGCCCCTGAAGTTTCCATGGGTACATGCAATTTTCAACCGTGATCACCGTAAAATCGTAATCATTGACGGACAGATTGCCTACACAGGCGGTATGAACGTTGCCGACTATTATATAAAAGGTACGAAGGTTGTAGGAGAATGGCACGATATGCACTGCCGCATCGACGGAAGCGAGGTGAATACCCTGCAGAAGATATTTCTCAAAATGTGGAATAAGGTGAGCGGACAGAATGTGCACAGCACTGAGTTCTGGAGATATAAGAAGAAGGATTATCTGGTAGAGAATCTCAAGCCAGATACGACAGCAACAGCCTACAGAAAGATGGTCGGCATCATCAACCGCGAACCGCATATTACAAAGGATATCATCCGATATTTCTATGTGAATGCCATCAATGATGCACAGGACAGCATCAAGATCATCAGCCCCTACTTTACCTTGAGTCATAAACTCAAAAAGGCATTGAAGAATGCTGTGAAAAGAGGAGTAAAGGTAGAAATCATGCTCTCTACCAAGAGCGATATTCCGCTGACTCCTGACTGCGGTTTCTATAATGCCCACAAACTGATGAAGGCAGGATGCAATGTTTGGATGTATACACGAGGCTTCCACCATACCAAGATTATCATGGTAGACGGCAAGTTCTGTACCGTTGGCAGTGCCAATCTCAATGCCCGAAGCTTGCGCTGGGACTATGAAGAGAATGCAGTGATTGTGGATTCTTGTACTACACAACAACTGGTACAGCTCTTTGATGGAGAAAAGAAAGACAGTTTCTTACTCAATGAGAAGAACTGGAAAGAGTGGCGTACGGGCTGGCAAAGATTCAAAGGATGGTTTGCAGCAAAGGTACTCACTCCATTCTTGTAA